The following proteins are encoded in a genomic region of Balaenoptera ricei isolate mBalRic1 chromosome 14, mBalRic1.hap2, whole genome shotgun sequence:
- the PLA2G3 gene encoding group 3 secretory phospholipase A2, translating to MGVLVVLFGVLNFLGAALGGSPALHLHSTSCHLARPISGSPLGSLSFLGKDAQGLALFHARWDGHGRLQVCSRQDEPELTTAFSTLCAGEITQDSFIHTPGPELQRALATLKSQWEACRGPAESLAGTREKRAAGQSGAPGMGNQRVKRGWTMPGTLWCGVGDSAGNSSELGVFQGPDLCCQEHDRCPQTVSPFQYNYGIRNYRLHTISHCNCDARFQQCLHNQRDSISDIVGVAFFNVLAIPCFVLEDQEACVEWYWWGGCRTYGSVSLARLQPRIFYNASWSSLAIPLTPSPQNPAPSKPRWIQHPQKWPAQQKESKYPSQANATVLQAPVASLGPDVASIVRLEVTDSGLQGPWRGLKPQGARQACRSFHRLDQCEHQIGPQKTKFQLFNNAREPLFHCNCTRRLARFLRLHSPLVGANILWELLGKTCFKLAPPLDCAEGKGCSRDPRAIKVSARHLRRLQQRQLQLQGTGTDNRQAWTSEHPKAPMSFYDRCLQLTQGAGGPEGQQKSWNQ from the exons ATGGGGGTTCTGGTGGTGCTCTTTGGGGTGCTGAACTTCCTGGGGGCAGCTCTGGGGGGCTCCCCTGCCCTCCACTTGCACAGCACCTCCTGCCACTTGGCCAGACCCATCTCTGGCAGCCCTTTGGGGTCCCTTAGCTTCTTGGGCAAGGATGCCCAGGGACTAGCCCTGTTCCACGCCCGCTGGGATGGGCACGGGAGGCTGCAGGTGTGCAGCCGGCAGGATGAGCCAGAGCTCACTACAGCCTTCAGTACCCTCTGTGCTGGTGAGATCACCCAAGACTCCTTCATCCACACCCCTGGACCTGAGCTGCAGAGAGCCCTGGCCACCCTTAAGAGTCAGTGGGAGGCCTGCAGAGGGCCTGCCGAGAGTCTAGCAGGGACCAGGGAGAAGCGAGCAGCAGGGCAGAGTGGAGCGCCTGGCATGGGGAACCAGCGGGTGAAGAGAGGCTGGACCATGCCTGGCACACTGTGGTGTGGAGTCGGGGATTCTGCCGGGAACTCCTCGGAGCTGG GGGTCTTCCAGGGCCCCGATCTCTGCTGCCAGGAACACGACCGCTGCCCACAGACTGTCTCACCCTTCCAGTACAACTATGGTATCCGAAACTACCGACTCCACACCATCTCCCACTGCAACTGTGATGCCAG GTTTCAGCAGTGTCTGCATAACCAGCGGGACTCCATCTCTGACATCGTGGGCGTGGCCTTCTTCAACGTGCTGGCGATCCCCTGCTTCGTGCTGGAGGACCAGGAGGCCTGTGTGGAGTGGTACTGGTGGGGCGG GTGTAGAACATATGGCTCTGTATCCCTCGCCCGTCTCCAGCCCAGGATCTTCTACAATGCCTCCTGGAGCTCCCTTGCCATCCCCCTGACTCCCAGTCCTCAGAACCCAGCGCCCAGCAAGCCTCGGTGGATTCAGCACCCTCAGAAGTGGCCAGCACAGCAGAAAGAGTCCAAGTACCCCAGCCAAGCCAACGCCACAGTCCTCCAGGCCCCTGTGGCCTCCCTTGGGCCTGATGTGGCCTCCATAGTCCGGCTGGAGGTCACTGATTCAGGCCTCCAGGGACCATGGCGTGGCCTAAAACCTCAAG GTGCCCGCCAGGCCTGCCGCAGCTTCCACCGCCTGGACCAGTGTGAGCACCAGATCGGGCCCCAGAAGACCAAGTTCCAGCTGTTCAACAATGCCCGTGAACCCCTCTTCCACTGCAACTGCACGCGCCG TCTGGCACGCTTCCTGAGGCTCCACAGCCCACTTGTGGGTGCCAACATACTTTGGGAGCTGCTGGGCAAGACCTGCTTCAAACTGGCCCCTCCACTGGACTGTGCTGAGGGCAAAGG CTGTTCCAGAGACCCCAGGGCCATCAAGGTGTCAGCTCGGCACCTGCGGCGACTTCAGCAGAGGCAACTCCAGCTCCAGGGGACAGGCACAGACAACAGGCAGGCATGGACTTCAGAGCACCCAAAGGCCCCCATGTCATTCTATGACCGGTGCCTGCAGCTGACCCAGGGAGCCGGAGGACCTGAAGGACAGCAGAAATCCTGGAACCAGTGA
- the INPP5J gene encoding phosphatidylinositol 4,5-bisphosphate 5-phosphatase A isoform X2 encodes MEGQGISGSGRPGTQAGLGPLPMPHGISQTGAPSKLPAKENAAPVRSEPRLALTPVGPPAAVPPSSKGPRLALASPRPILAPVSTPGGQKTAPAHRSSSLAPTSVGQLVMSASARPKPPPATLGPRLAPLSRDQKQVPPASMGPKPALAASGLSLAVASEKQPPQPPSSSSPVPSPVLSPSQEQALTPASMTSAPASVGWTPAKQRDAPVPRPLSPSDGHLQPPTQTSGPVGSPSLIQAPPDPRISPSFRARPEAPCSSPEDPVLPRPPQTLPLDVGQGPPEPGTRSPGLLYPTFRPGAPLAQTVPPPLPKPPRSPSRSPSRSPNRSPCVPPAPGMALPRPGTQGAGPGGHLSPNLQPRETPAPLTTSSSTSTSSSSSWSAQPTCKSDPGFWITVVTWNVGTAMPPDDVTSLLHLGSSSDDSDRADMIAIGLQEVNSMINKRLKDALFTDQWSELFMDALGPFNFVLVSTVRMQGVILLLFAKYYHLPFLRDVQTDCTRTGLGGYWGNKGGVSVRLAAFGHMLCFLNCHLPAHMEKAEQRKDNFQTILSLQQFQGPGAQGILDHDLVFWFGDLNFRIESYDLHFVKFAIDSEQLHQLWEKDQLNMAKNTWPILRGFQEGPLNFAPTFKFDVGTNKYDTSAKKRKPAWTDRILWKVKAPGGGPSPSGRESHRLQVTQHSYHSHMEYTVSDHKPVAAQFVLHFAFRDDMPLVRLDVADEWVRPEQAVVRYRIETVFARSSWDWIGLYRVGFRHCKDYVAYVWAKHEDVDGSIYQVTFSEESLPKGHGDFILGYYSHTHSILIGVTEPFQISLPTSELASSSTDSSGASSEDEDDSTLELLASKSRSPSPGKSKRHRSRSPGLARFPGLALRPSSCERRGTSRSPSPQSRRLPRVAPNRGSDGGSQGNSEEGPPGLPGSWAFPPSVPQSLGLLPALRLETVDPGGGSSWGPDREAPAPDSLSPSPQGQQGLEEGGLGP; translated from the exons ATGGAGGGCCAGGGCATCAGTGGCAGCGGGAGGCCGGGGACCCAGGCTggcctgggccccctgcccatGCCCCACGGGATTTCCCAAACTGGGGCACCCTCCAAG CTCCCAGCGAAGGAGAATGCAGCACCAGTACGCTCGGAACCAAGGTTGGCTCTGACACCTGTGGGGCCACCAGCAGCAGTGCCACCTTCCTCAAAGGGGCCAAGGCTGGCTCTGGCGTCTCCCCGACCCATCCTGGCTCCAGTGTCTACCCCTGGAGGGCAGAAAACAGCTCCTGCCCACCGCAGCTCCAGCCTGGCTCCAACATCTGTGGGCCAGTTGGTGATGTCTGCCTCAGCTAGGCCGAAGCCTCCTCCAGCTACCCTGGGGCCCAGGCTGGCTCCACTGTCCAGGGACCAGAAGCAGGTGCCACCTGCCTCCATGGGACCCAAGCCAGCCCTGGCTGCTTCAGGCCTGAGCCTGGCCGTGGCATCTGAGAAACAGCCCCCACAGCCCCCCTCCAGCTCTTCCCCAGTGCCCAGTCCAGTTCTGTCGCCCTCTCAGGAACAGGCCCTGACTCCAGCATCCATGACATCAGCCCCGGCCTCTGTGGGATGGACACCAGCTAAACAGAGGGATGCCCCAGTCCCTAGACCTCTCTCCCCTTCAGACGGGCATCTCCAGCCCCCGACTCAGACATCTGGTCCTGTGGGCTCCCCATCTTTGATTCAAGCCCCCCCAGACCCTCGGATTTCCCCCTCCTTCAGAGCCCGGCCTGAGGCCCCCTGCAGCAGCCCTGAGGATCCTGTCTTGCCCCGGCCACCACAGACCCTGCCTCTGGATGTGGGCCAGGGTCCTCCAGAGCCTGGCACTCGCTCCCCCGGACTTCTCTACCCCACCTTCCGGCCAGGGGCCCCCTTAGCCCAGACtgtgcccccacctctgcccaAGCCACCCCGATCTCCCAGCCGCTCCCCCAGCCGCTCCCCAAACCGCTCCCCGTGTgtccccccagctcctgggatGGCCCTCCCCAGGCCTGGCACCCAGGGTGCCGGGCCTGGTGGGCATCTGAGCCCCAACCTTCAGCCCAGAGAAACCCCAGCCCCTCTTACCACCTCCTCTTCTACATCCACCTCGTCATCCTCCTCTTGGTCAGCTCAGCCCACCTGCAAGAGCGACCCTGGCTTCTG gatcACTGTGGTCACATGGAACGTGGGCACAGCCATGCCCCCCGATGATGTCACATCCCTCCTCCACCTGGGCAGCAGCAGCGATGACAGTGACAGGGCAGACATGATCGCCATAGG GTTGCAGGAAGTGAACTCTATGATCAACAAGCGGCTCAAGGACGCGCTCTTCACCGACCAGTGGAGCGAGCTCTTCATGGACGCACTGGGGCCCTTCAACTTCGTGCTG GTGAGTACCGTGCGGATGCAGGGCGTCATCCTGCTGCTGTTCGCCAAGTACTACCATCTGCCCTTCCTGAGGGATGTGCAGACTGATTGCACGCGCACTGGCCTGGGTGGCTATTGG GGCAACAAGGGTGGAGTGAGTGTGCGACTGGCCGCCTTCGGGCACATGCTGTGCTTCCTGAACTGCCACCTGCCGGCCCACATGGAGAAAGCGGAGCAACGCAAGGACAACTTCCAGACCATCCTCAGCCTCCAGCAGTTCCAGGGGCCTGGCGCTCAAGGCATCTTGGATCACGA CCTCGTGTTCTGGTTCGGGGACCTGAACTTCCGCATCGAGAGCTACGACCTGCACTTCGTCAAATTTGCCATCGACAGCGAGCAGCTCCACCAGCTCTGGGAGAAAGACCAG CTCAACATGGCCAAGAACACCTGGCCCATCCTGAGGGGCTTCCAGGAGGGGCCCCTCAACTTTGCGCCCACCTTCAAGTTTGACGTGGGTACTAACAAATATGATACCAG TGCCAAGAAGCGGAAGCCAGCCTGGACAGACCGTATCCTGTGGAAGGTCAAGGCTCCAGGTGGAGGTCCCAGCCCCTCGGGACGGGAGAGCCACCGGCTCCAGGTGACCCAGCACAGCTACCACAGCCACATGGAATACACTGTCAGCGACCACAAGCCCGTGGCTGCCCAGTTCGTCCTGCAC TTTGCCTTCAGAGACGACATGCCGCTTGTGCGGCTGGATGTGGCAGACGAGTGGGTGCGGCCGGAGCAGGCTGTGGTGAGGTACCGCATAGAGACGGTGTTCGCCCGCAGCTCCTGGGACTGGATCGGCTTGTACCGG GTGGGTTTCCGCCACTGCAAGGACTACGTGGCTTATGTCTGGGCCAAACACGAGGATGTGGACGGGAGCATCTACCAG GTGACATTCAGTGAGGAGTCACTGCCCAAGGGTCACGGAGACTTCATCCTGGGCTATTATAGCCACACCCACAGCATCCTCATCGGGGTCACTGAGCCCTTCCAG ATCTCACTGCCTACCTCGGAGCTGGCCAGCAGCAGCACAGACAGCTCGGGTGCCAGCTCGGAGGATGAGGATGACAGCACCCTGGAGCTGCTTGCATCCAAGTCCCGCAGCCCAAGCCCTGGCAAGTCCAAGCGGCACCGTAGCCGAAGCCCAGGTCTGGCCCGCTTCCCCGGCCTCGCCCTGCGGCCCTCGTCCTGTGAACGCCGTGGCACCAGCCGAAGCCCCTCGCCCCAGAGCCGCCGCCTGCCTCGGGTGGCCCCCAACAGGGGCAGTGATGGTGGCAGCCAAGGCAACAGTGAGGAGGGGCCCCCTGGGCTGCCTGGGTCCTGGGCCTTCCCACCATCTGTGCCTCAAAGCCTGGGGTTGCTGCCTGCCTTGCGCCTAGAGACCGTAGACCCCGGCGGTGGCAGCTCCTGGGGACCCGATCGGGAGGCCCCAGCCCCCGACAGCCTGTCTCCCAGCCCCCAGGGTCAGCAGGGCCTGGAAGAAGGGGGCCTGGGGCCCTGA
- the INPP5J gene encoding phosphatidylinositol 4,5-bisphosphate 5-phosphatase A isoform X1, translated as MEGQGISGSGRPGTQAGLGPLPMPHGISQTGAPSKMDSCFQLPAKENAAPVRSEPRLALTPVGPPAAVPPSSKGPRLALASPRPILAPVSTPGGQKTAPAHRSSSLAPTSVGQLVMSASARPKPPPATLGPRLAPLSRDQKQVPPASMGPKPALAASGLSLAVASEKQPPQPPSSSSPVPSPVLSPSQEQALTPASMTSAPASVGWTPAKQRDAPVPRPLSPSDGHLQPPTQTSGPVGSPSLIQAPPDPRISPSFRARPEAPCSSPEDPVLPRPPQTLPLDVGQGPPEPGTRSPGLLYPTFRPGAPLAQTVPPPLPKPPRSPSRSPSRSPNRSPCVPPAPGMALPRPGTQGAGPGGHLSPNLQPRETPAPLTTSSSTSTSSSSSWSAQPTCKSDPGFWITVVTWNVGTAMPPDDVTSLLHLGSSSDDSDRADMIAIGLQEVNSMINKRLKDALFTDQWSELFMDALGPFNFVLVSTVRMQGVILLLFAKYYHLPFLRDVQTDCTRTGLGGYWGNKGGVSVRLAAFGHMLCFLNCHLPAHMEKAEQRKDNFQTILSLQQFQGPGAQGILDHDLVFWFGDLNFRIESYDLHFVKFAIDSEQLHQLWEKDQLNMAKNTWPILRGFQEGPLNFAPTFKFDVGTNKYDTSAKKRKPAWTDRILWKVKAPGGGPSPSGRESHRLQVTQHSYHSHMEYTVSDHKPVAAQFVLHFAFRDDMPLVRLDVADEWVRPEQAVVRYRIETVFARSSWDWIGLYRVGFRHCKDYVAYVWAKHEDVDGSIYQVTFSEESLPKGHGDFILGYYSHTHSILIGVTEPFQISLPTSELASSSTDSSGASSEDEDDSTLELLASKSRSPSPGKSKRHRSRSPGLARFPGLALRPSSCERRGTSRSPSPQSRRLPRVAPNRGSDGGSQGNSEEGPPGLPGSWAFPPSVPQSLGLLPALRLETVDPGGGSSWGPDREAPAPDSLSPSPQGQQGLEEGGLGP; from the exons ATGGAGGGCCAGGGCATCAGTGGCAGCGGGAGGCCGGGGACCCAGGCTggcctgggccccctgcccatGCCCCACGGGATTTCCCAAACTGGGGCACCCTCCAAG ATGGACTCATGTTTTCAGCTCCCAGCGAAGGAGAATGCAGCACCAGTACGCTCGGAACCAAGGTTGGCTCTGACACCTGTGGGGCCACCAGCAGCAGTGCCACCTTCCTCAAAGGGGCCAAGGCTGGCTCTGGCGTCTCCCCGACCCATCCTGGCTCCAGTGTCTACCCCTGGAGGGCAGAAAACAGCTCCTGCCCACCGCAGCTCCAGCCTGGCTCCAACATCTGTGGGCCAGTTGGTGATGTCTGCCTCAGCTAGGCCGAAGCCTCCTCCAGCTACCCTGGGGCCCAGGCTGGCTCCACTGTCCAGGGACCAGAAGCAGGTGCCACCTGCCTCCATGGGACCCAAGCCAGCCCTGGCTGCTTCAGGCCTGAGCCTGGCCGTGGCATCTGAGAAACAGCCCCCACAGCCCCCCTCCAGCTCTTCCCCAGTGCCCAGTCCAGTTCTGTCGCCCTCTCAGGAACAGGCCCTGACTCCAGCATCCATGACATCAGCCCCGGCCTCTGTGGGATGGACACCAGCTAAACAGAGGGATGCCCCAGTCCCTAGACCTCTCTCCCCTTCAGACGGGCATCTCCAGCCCCCGACTCAGACATCTGGTCCTGTGGGCTCCCCATCTTTGATTCAAGCCCCCCCAGACCCTCGGATTTCCCCCTCCTTCAGAGCCCGGCCTGAGGCCCCCTGCAGCAGCCCTGAGGATCCTGTCTTGCCCCGGCCACCACAGACCCTGCCTCTGGATGTGGGCCAGGGTCCTCCAGAGCCTGGCACTCGCTCCCCCGGACTTCTCTACCCCACCTTCCGGCCAGGGGCCCCCTTAGCCCAGACtgtgcccccacctctgcccaAGCCACCCCGATCTCCCAGCCGCTCCCCCAGCCGCTCCCCAAACCGCTCCCCGTGTgtccccccagctcctgggatGGCCCTCCCCAGGCCTGGCACCCAGGGTGCCGGGCCTGGTGGGCATCTGAGCCCCAACCTTCAGCCCAGAGAAACCCCAGCCCCTCTTACCACCTCCTCTTCTACATCCACCTCGTCATCCTCCTCTTGGTCAGCTCAGCCCACCTGCAAGAGCGACCCTGGCTTCTG gatcACTGTGGTCACATGGAACGTGGGCACAGCCATGCCCCCCGATGATGTCACATCCCTCCTCCACCTGGGCAGCAGCAGCGATGACAGTGACAGGGCAGACATGATCGCCATAGG GTTGCAGGAAGTGAACTCTATGATCAACAAGCGGCTCAAGGACGCGCTCTTCACCGACCAGTGGAGCGAGCTCTTCATGGACGCACTGGGGCCCTTCAACTTCGTGCTG GTGAGTACCGTGCGGATGCAGGGCGTCATCCTGCTGCTGTTCGCCAAGTACTACCATCTGCCCTTCCTGAGGGATGTGCAGACTGATTGCACGCGCACTGGCCTGGGTGGCTATTGG GGCAACAAGGGTGGAGTGAGTGTGCGACTGGCCGCCTTCGGGCACATGCTGTGCTTCCTGAACTGCCACCTGCCGGCCCACATGGAGAAAGCGGAGCAACGCAAGGACAACTTCCAGACCATCCTCAGCCTCCAGCAGTTCCAGGGGCCTGGCGCTCAAGGCATCTTGGATCACGA CCTCGTGTTCTGGTTCGGGGACCTGAACTTCCGCATCGAGAGCTACGACCTGCACTTCGTCAAATTTGCCATCGACAGCGAGCAGCTCCACCAGCTCTGGGAGAAAGACCAG CTCAACATGGCCAAGAACACCTGGCCCATCCTGAGGGGCTTCCAGGAGGGGCCCCTCAACTTTGCGCCCACCTTCAAGTTTGACGTGGGTACTAACAAATATGATACCAG TGCCAAGAAGCGGAAGCCAGCCTGGACAGACCGTATCCTGTGGAAGGTCAAGGCTCCAGGTGGAGGTCCCAGCCCCTCGGGACGGGAGAGCCACCGGCTCCAGGTGACCCAGCACAGCTACCACAGCCACATGGAATACACTGTCAGCGACCACAAGCCCGTGGCTGCCCAGTTCGTCCTGCAC TTTGCCTTCAGAGACGACATGCCGCTTGTGCGGCTGGATGTGGCAGACGAGTGGGTGCGGCCGGAGCAGGCTGTGGTGAGGTACCGCATAGAGACGGTGTTCGCCCGCAGCTCCTGGGACTGGATCGGCTTGTACCGG GTGGGTTTCCGCCACTGCAAGGACTACGTGGCTTATGTCTGGGCCAAACACGAGGATGTGGACGGGAGCATCTACCAG GTGACATTCAGTGAGGAGTCACTGCCCAAGGGTCACGGAGACTTCATCCTGGGCTATTATAGCCACACCCACAGCATCCTCATCGGGGTCACTGAGCCCTTCCAG ATCTCACTGCCTACCTCGGAGCTGGCCAGCAGCAGCACAGACAGCTCGGGTGCCAGCTCGGAGGATGAGGATGACAGCACCCTGGAGCTGCTTGCATCCAAGTCCCGCAGCCCAAGCCCTGGCAAGTCCAAGCGGCACCGTAGCCGAAGCCCAGGTCTGGCCCGCTTCCCCGGCCTCGCCCTGCGGCCCTCGTCCTGTGAACGCCGTGGCACCAGCCGAAGCCCCTCGCCCCAGAGCCGCCGCCTGCCTCGGGTGGCCCCCAACAGGGGCAGTGATGGTGGCAGCCAAGGCAACAGTGAGGAGGGGCCCCCTGGGCTGCCTGGGTCCTGGGCCTTCCCACCATCTGTGCCTCAAAGCCTGGGGTTGCTGCCTGCCTTGCGCCTAGAGACCGTAGACCCCGGCGGTGGCAGCTCCTGGGGACCCGATCGGGAGGCCCCAGCCCCCGACAGCCTGTCTCCCAGCCCCCAGGGTCAGCAGGGCCTGGAAGAAGGGGGCCTGGGGCCCTGA
- the INPP5J gene encoding phosphatidylinositol 4,5-bisphosphate 5-phosphatase A isoform X3 translates to MEGQGISGSGRPGTQAGLGPLPMPHGISQTGAPSKMDSCFQLPAKENAAPVRSEPRITVVTWNVGTAMPPDDVTSLLHLGSSSDDSDRADMIAIGLQEVNSMINKRLKDALFTDQWSELFMDALGPFNFVLVSTVRMQGVILLLFAKYYHLPFLRDVQTDCTRTGLGGYWGNKGGVSVRLAAFGHMLCFLNCHLPAHMEKAEQRKDNFQTILSLQQFQGPGAQGILDHDLVFWFGDLNFRIESYDLHFVKFAIDSEQLHQLWEKDQLNMAKNTWPILRGFQEGPLNFAPTFKFDVGTNKYDTSAKKRKPAWTDRILWKVKAPGGGPSPSGRESHRLQVTQHSYHSHMEYTVSDHKPVAAQFVLHFAFRDDMPLVRLDVADEWVRPEQAVVRYRIETVFARSSWDWIGLYRVGFRHCKDYVAYVWAKHEDVDGSIYQVTFSEESLPKGHGDFILGYYSHTHSILIGVTEPFQISLPTSELASSSTDSSGASSEDEDDSTLELLASKSRSPSPGKSKRHRSRSPGLARFPGLALRPSSCERRGTSRSPSPQSRRLPRVAPNRGSDGGSQGNSEEGPPGLPGSWAFPPSVPQSLGLLPALRLETVDPGGGSSWGPDREAPAPDSLSPSPQGQQGLEEGGLGP, encoded by the exons ATGGAGGGCCAGGGCATCAGTGGCAGCGGGAGGCCGGGGACCCAGGCTggcctgggccccctgcccatGCCCCACGGGATTTCCCAAACTGGGGCACCCTCCAAG ATGGACTCATGTTTTCAGCTCCCAGCGAAGGAGAATGCAGCACCAGTACGCTCGGAACCAAG gatcACTGTGGTCACATGGAACGTGGGCACAGCCATGCCCCCCGATGATGTCACATCCCTCCTCCACCTGGGCAGCAGCAGCGATGACAGTGACAGGGCAGACATGATCGCCATAGG GTTGCAGGAAGTGAACTCTATGATCAACAAGCGGCTCAAGGACGCGCTCTTCACCGACCAGTGGAGCGAGCTCTTCATGGACGCACTGGGGCCCTTCAACTTCGTGCTG GTGAGTACCGTGCGGATGCAGGGCGTCATCCTGCTGCTGTTCGCCAAGTACTACCATCTGCCCTTCCTGAGGGATGTGCAGACTGATTGCACGCGCACTGGCCTGGGTGGCTATTGG GGCAACAAGGGTGGAGTGAGTGTGCGACTGGCCGCCTTCGGGCACATGCTGTGCTTCCTGAACTGCCACCTGCCGGCCCACATGGAGAAAGCGGAGCAACGCAAGGACAACTTCCAGACCATCCTCAGCCTCCAGCAGTTCCAGGGGCCTGGCGCTCAAGGCATCTTGGATCACGA CCTCGTGTTCTGGTTCGGGGACCTGAACTTCCGCATCGAGAGCTACGACCTGCACTTCGTCAAATTTGCCATCGACAGCGAGCAGCTCCACCAGCTCTGGGAGAAAGACCAG CTCAACATGGCCAAGAACACCTGGCCCATCCTGAGGGGCTTCCAGGAGGGGCCCCTCAACTTTGCGCCCACCTTCAAGTTTGACGTGGGTACTAACAAATATGATACCAG TGCCAAGAAGCGGAAGCCAGCCTGGACAGACCGTATCCTGTGGAAGGTCAAGGCTCCAGGTGGAGGTCCCAGCCCCTCGGGACGGGAGAGCCACCGGCTCCAGGTGACCCAGCACAGCTACCACAGCCACATGGAATACACTGTCAGCGACCACAAGCCCGTGGCTGCCCAGTTCGTCCTGCAC TTTGCCTTCAGAGACGACATGCCGCTTGTGCGGCTGGATGTGGCAGACGAGTGGGTGCGGCCGGAGCAGGCTGTGGTGAGGTACCGCATAGAGACGGTGTTCGCCCGCAGCTCCTGGGACTGGATCGGCTTGTACCGG GTGGGTTTCCGCCACTGCAAGGACTACGTGGCTTATGTCTGGGCCAAACACGAGGATGTGGACGGGAGCATCTACCAG GTGACATTCAGTGAGGAGTCACTGCCCAAGGGTCACGGAGACTTCATCCTGGGCTATTATAGCCACACCCACAGCATCCTCATCGGGGTCACTGAGCCCTTCCAG ATCTCACTGCCTACCTCGGAGCTGGCCAGCAGCAGCACAGACAGCTCGGGTGCCAGCTCGGAGGATGAGGATGACAGCACCCTGGAGCTGCTTGCATCCAAGTCCCGCAGCCCAAGCCCTGGCAAGTCCAAGCGGCACCGTAGCCGAAGCCCAGGTCTGGCCCGCTTCCCCGGCCTCGCCCTGCGGCCCTCGTCCTGTGAACGCCGTGGCACCAGCCGAAGCCCCTCGCCCCAGAGCCGCCGCCTGCCTCGGGTGGCCCCCAACAGGGGCAGTGATGGTGGCAGCCAAGGCAACAGTGAGGAGGGGCCCCCTGGGCTGCCTGGGTCCTGGGCCTTCCCACCATCTGTGCCTCAAAGCCTGGGGTTGCTGCCTGCCTTGCGCCTAGAGACCGTAGACCCCGGCGGTGGCAGCTCCTGGGGACCCGATCGGGAGGCCCCAGCCCCCGACAGCCTGTCTCCCAGCCCCCAGGGTCAGCAGGGCCTGGAAGAAGGGGGCCTGGGGCCCTGA
- the SELENOM gene encoding selenoprotein M has product MRLPLLSPPLLLLLAAVAAATTTFRPDWNRLHGLARGRVETCGGUQLNRLKEVKAFVTQDIPLYHNLVMKHLPGADPELVLLGQRFEELERIPLSDMTREEINALVQELGFYRKASLDEPVPPEYLRAPARPAEGAPDRADL; this is encoded by the exons ATGCGCCTCCCGCTGCTTTCGCCGCCCCTGCTGCTGCTCCTCGCGGCAGTCGCGGCCGCCACCACCACCTTCCGGCCTGACTGGAACCGTCTACACGGCCTGGCCCGAGGCCGGGTAGAG ACATGTGGGGGATGACAGCTTAATCGCCTGAAGGAG GTGAAGGCCTTCGTCACCCAGGACATCCCACTCTA CCACAACCTGGTAATGAAACACCTCCCGGGGGCCGACCCGGAGCTCGTGCTACTGGGCCAGCGCTTTGAGGAACTGGAG CGAATCCCACTCAGCGACATGACCCGCGAGGAGATCAACGCGCTGGTGCAGGAGCTCGGCTTCTACCGCAAGGCGTCGCTCGACGAGCCTGTGCCCCCAGAGTACCTGCGGGCGCCCGCTAGGCCCGCCGAAGGCGCTCCTGACCGCGCTGACCTGTAG